In Pseudomonas sp. Q1-7, the genomic window CCCTGTCGATCGAGGCCCACCATGCCCCATCTGATTCGCGACGCCGCCGAGGCGGACCTGGAAGGCATCCTGGCCATCTACAACGACGCCGTGCAGAACACCACGGCGATCTGGAACGAAACCCTGGTGGACCTGGCCAACCGCCGCGCCTGGCTGGCCGACCGCAGCGCCGCCGGCTTCCCCGTGCTGGTGGCGGTGAACGCGGCGGGCGAGGTGCTCGGCTACGCCAGCTACGGCACCTGGCGCACCATCGAAGGCTTCCGCCACACCGTGGAGCATTCCGTCTACGTGCGCGGCGACCAGCGCGGCCAGGGCCTGGGCCCGGCGCTGATGCAGG contains:
- a CDS encoding GNAT family N-acetyltransferase, encoding MPHLIRDAAEADLEGILAIYNDAVQNTTAIWNETLVDLANRRAWLADRSAAGFPVLVAVNAAGEVLGYASYGTWRTIEGFRHTVEHSVYVRGDQRGQGLGPALMQALIERARQARLHVMVAAIESENAASIRLHERLGFITTGQMPQVGRKFGRWLDLTFMQLMLE